The following coding sequences are from one Clostridioides difficile ATCC 9689 = DSM 1296 window:
- a CDS encoding DUF975 family protein, which translates to MVSRQELKRVSKAQLSGNWGICAISMAVYIALIVLISIVGLPFEPLTTIVVAVIAFCVSAGFTCMFLKITKDEKVKIGDIFVSGRIYLRSFGFYLFESIIVYIYSFIITIIGAFLSFGVLLTSGAIEYLSSDNVGIGTIISTGITLVLIILVLMLPVYILLLYVSQATFLICEDKDNMGVFKSMGASLDMMKGNVLKLFVLNFSFIGWYILSIATLGIGLLWLIPYVGVTNCNFYRQLVKENPDVEDILLDKEKSYTMY; encoded by the coding sequence ATGGTATCAAGGCAAGAATTAAAACGAGTATCTAAAGCTCAGTTATCTGGAAACTGGGGGATATGTGCAATTTCTATGGCAGTATATATTGCATTGATAGTATTAATATCAATTGTAGGATTACCTTTTGAACCATTGACTACTATTGTAGTGGCTGTAATAGCTTTTTGCGTTTCAGCAGGATTTACATGTATGTTCTTGAAAATTACTAAAGATGAAAAAGTCAAGATAGGAGATATCTTTGTAAGTGGGAGAATTTATTTAAGAAGTTTTGGTTTTTATTTATTTGAATCAATTATTGTGTATATTTATTCTTTTATAATCACAATTATAGGAGCGTTTTTATCATTTGGAGTTTTACTTACTAGTGGAGCAATTGAATATTTATCAAGTGATAATGTTGGAATAGGGACTATTATTTCTACTGGAATAACTCTAGTTCTTATAATACTTGTTCTTATGTTACCAGTTTATATATTGCTATTATATGTTTCTCAAGCTACTTTCTTAATTTGTGAAGACAAGGATAATATGGGTGTATTTAAATCAATGGGTGCTAGTTTAGATATGATGAAAGGAAATGTACTTAAATTATTTGTACTAAACTTTAGCTTTATAGGATGGTATATACTTTCAATAGCTACTCTTGGAATAGGTCTACTATGGCTAATTCCATATGTGGGTGTTACTAATTGTAATTTTTATAGACAATTAGTAAAAGAAAACC
- a CDS encoding lipoprotein — MKMVKKLILSTIMALVLVLTIGCSNAEEKVKSNFEANLAALEMYKYDEKGISDALTEAEYKQIQTYNSKDKVSMIAQLTPLYGKENAEKIYETIVKLIQGVEKTVTVESSSKDKITLKVVSKALDTSKVMSEANTLVKSYVTDEKNYDKKEKEVQDDMTKMIIDLYNKKPTKEVTTMITYTKKDGKWQPPSNIQKLCEGIYTI, encoded by the coding sequence ATGAAAATGGTAAAAAAGTTAATATTATCTACGATTATGGCTCTAGTTTTAGTTCTAACTATAGGGTGTTCTAATGCAGAAGAAAAAGTAAAGTCGAATTTTGAAGCTAATTTAGCTGCATTAGAAATGTATAAGTATGATGAAAAAGGAATTTCTGATGCATTAACAGAAGCTGAATATAAACAGATTCAAACTTATAACAGCAAGGACAAGGTTTCAATGATTGCTCAATTGACACCTCTTTATGGTAAAGAAAATGCTGAAAAGATATACGAAACAATTGTTAAATTAATTCAAGGTGTTGAAAAGACAGTAACAGTGGAATCTTCTAGTAAGGATAAGATAACTTTGAAAGTTGTAAGTAAAGCTTTAGATACTAGTAAAGTAATGAGTGAAGCGAACACTTTAGTAAAATCTTATGTAACTGATGAAAAGAATTACGATAAAAAAGAAAAAGAAGTTCAAGATGATATGACAAAAATGATTATAGACCTTTACAATAAGAAACCAACTAAGGAAGTTACAACTATGATTACATATACTAAAAAAGATGGTAAATGGCAACCACCTAGTAATATACAAAAGTTATGTGAAGGAATATATACAATTTAA